In the Treponema maltophilum ATCC 51939 genome, TTGTCGGCGGCATTGTCGCAACGCTCGGCATGATAACGCCTTCGGTTATCGTCATAACCGTTTTGGCTTTGTTTTTTGCCAATTACGCCGCCCTCTCTCCCGTAAAAAAAGCGTTTGCGGGTATCAACATTGCCGTTGCCGCCCTTTTAACCAAGGTTGTATGGACTTTTTTGCGCAGCGCCATCCATAAAGTGTGGCATGCCCTCATTACGGTTGCGGCATTTTGCGCCGTTACGTTTTTTCGCGTACACACGGCATGGATAATTCTTACAGCCTTTGCGCTCGGTTTTTGCGTCTACGCGTATTCGGCGCGTCAAATTAAAGCGGTGCACAAAATCAAAACCGCGCAGCAAAAGAAATCGGCACCGAACGATAAACGCGGCGGTACGGAAGGAGGGGCAAAATGACCTTGTGGGCTTTGTTTTGGCGCTTCTTTTTTATCGGGTTATTTACGATCGGCGGCGGTCAGGTTGCGATAACGCTTATGTATCAGGAATTGGTGGATTCCGGCATTATCGGCGCCGAACTTTTTTACAACATGCTTGCCGTTTCCGAATCGACTCCCGGACCTATCGGCATAAATATGGCAACCTATTTGGGAACCGAAATGTTCGGCGTGCGGGGCGGCATTATCACGACGCTGGGAACCGTCGCGCCTTCAATTATCGTCATTTTAATCATTGCACGGTTTTTCAGCCGTATGCAGGATACGCTTGCGGTTAAAAGTTTGTTTACCGTGCTGCGTCCTATGGCTGCCGGTCTTGTCTGCATTGCCGCATGGAACGTCTTTAAGATTTCGGTTGTGCTGCTGAATAAAGCAAAATTGAGCGGCGTTTTAGCCGACGCATTCGAGCTTCCGCGTATTGTCGCGTGGCTTGTATTCAGCTTTTTGCTTTTTAAAACAAAATTGCCGGCGATTTTATACATCGTGTTGGGCGCACTTTTCGGTTTAATTTTTTTATAATCTTGACTTTTATTGCGAATTTCTCTATCATAAAGATAGAATTTTATAGAGATAGGAGAGCCTCTTATGATTAAAGTAGGAATTAACGGTTTCGGCCGCATCGGACGCATGGTCTTCCGCGCCGCCGTACAGAATTTTGCAAAAGATATTCAGATTGTCGGTATTAACGACCTGCTCGATCCCGATTATCTTGCGTATATGCTTAAATACGATTCCGTACACGGTCAGTTTAAAGGCGATGTAAAAGTCGACGGAAATACGATGATTGTAAACGGAAACAAAATCCGCCTTACCGCGGAAAAAGAACCCGCAAACCTTAAATGGAACGAAGTCGGTGCCGATGTCGTTGTCGAATCGACCGGATTTTTCCTTACCGACGAACTTGCCCGCGCACATATTACAGCCGGTGCAAAAAAGGTCGTGCTGTCGGCTCCTTCGAAAGACGCCACCCCGATGTTCGTATACGGCGTAAACCACAAAACCTACAAAGGTCAGGACATTATTTCCAACGCTTCCTGCACGACCAACTGTCTTGCCCCCTTGGCAAAAGTACTGCACGACGCGTTCGGCATTAAGCGCGGTCTTATGACGACCGTTCACGCCGCCACCGCTACGCAAAAAACCGTCGACGGTCCTTCCAAAAAAGACTGGAGAGGCGGCCGCGGTATTCTTGAAAACATCATCCCGTCTTCAACCGGAGCCGCAAAAGCGGTCGGTAAAGTTCTTCCCGAATTGAACGGAAAACTCACCGGTATGTCCATGCGCGTTCCCACGTCGGACGTTTCCGTCGTAGACTTGACCGTCGAATTGAACAAAGAAGCTTCTTACGAAGACATTTGCAAAGCCATGAAAAAAGCTTCCGAAGGCGAGCTTAAAGGCATTCTCGGTTACACCGACGAGGCCGTCGTTTCCACCGATTTCCGCGGTGAAGCACGCACCTCCGTATTCGATGCAAAAGCCGGTATCGCCCTCGACCCGACCTTTGTAAAAGTCGTTTCGTGGTACGATAACGAATGGGGTTATTCGAACAAACTGTGCGAAATGATCCGCGTCGTCGCAAAATAATTTGTAACACCGTTTCTTAAAAAAACGAAAATATTTAAGGGGAGTCCGGAAACCGAAGTTTTCGGACTCTTTTTTTAATTCTATTCTATATGGGACCTGAAAAAAACAACTTTAACCCTACTCATACAGCAAATTAAAAAAATGTTGACAGCTTAAAAAAGTCGTTGTACACTTATGTCAAGGTAAACGTTTACCTAAGTAAAACGTTTACCTTGACGAGGTGTTTTTTTGACTACCATTAAAGATATTGCTCAGCTGGCTGAAGTTTCAATCGCTACCGTTTCCAAAATTAAAAACGGAAACGACCGTAATATAAGCCGTGCTACGCGCGATAAAGTCAATCGACTCATAAAAGAAAACAACTATGTTCCCAATGCCGTCGCAAAAGGCCTCAAAAGCAAAAGGACTAAGACACTCGGTTTTATTCTTCCTGATATCAGTAATCCGTTTTTCCCTGAAATTGCCAGAGGGGTAGAAGATATTGCATGGGCACATCATTTTTCCGTTACTTTTTGTAATACGGATAATGATATACAACGGGAAGAAGATGCTTTGCAATTGATGCAATCCAAGATGGTTGACGGCGTAATCGTAACTCGTTCAATGTTTGGAAAATCATCCGAAATACTTACAAAATACAATTTTCCGATAGTCGTTGTAGATCGCAAAGGTAAAACCGGTCGAGAAAAAGTGGGAGAAATAGTTATAGATGCGAAAAAAGCTTTTTTCGACGTTACTAAGCATCTTATTGCTTGCGGTTGTAAAAATATTGCGTATGTTTCTGCAAAAGGGAAATATGATAATGAGCGATATAACGGTTTTAAATCGGCTTTAATTCATGCCGGATTAAATTTAAATGAAGAGTCGGTTTATCGTGCTCAATATAATGTAGAGACCGGTATCGAAGGTGTTGAAAAAATCTTTGCACAACATATTCCCGATGCTATTGTATGCGGAAACGATCTTATCGCTGTCGGTGCAATGAGCGCATTAAAAGATAAACAGATTTCAGTTCCCGAAAATATTAAAATTACGGGGTTTGATGATATTTACTTTTCCCGTTTCCTCAGCCCGTCATTGACAACAGTAAAACAGCCTGCGTATGAAATGGGTGCCGCTGCAGCACAAATGTTGATCGATTTTATTGTTAACGGTAAACCGCTTTGTATGAAAAAGCTTGATTATCAACTGATTGTCCGTGAAAGTACAGTGCTTAACTCCCCAAAAGGAGGATATTGAATATGAAGCGCATTAAAGACTACGAACCTATTTGTAAATGCGAATTCGGTAAATTGGCTGAAAAAGTTGATTTAAAACCGGATTTTTTCAGCGGGTTTGACCCTCAAAAGAGAAAAGAAATTGTAAAAGCGGAAGCCGATTTTTATCGCCGTATAACCGAGCCCTTCTCGGTTGATACGCATATTATTACGGAATTTATCAGTATCCCTGCACGGGACGGGTTTGCAATTCCGGTAAAAGTATATCGGCCGGTAAATACAAAGGGCGTACGCCCTGCATTTATTTTTATACATGGCGGCGGTTTTATAACATGCTCAGTCGAAACACATAATTTTGTTCCCGCATATATAGCAGCACATTCCGGTTGTATATGTTTTAGCATAGATTATCGTCTTGCCCCCGAGTTTAAATTTCCGAAAGGTCTTGAAGATTGTTATGACACAGCAAAGTGGCTTATACAAAATGCCGAAAAAATCGGAATCGACGCTGCCAAGGTTGCGGTAGGCGGCGATAGCAGCGGAGGAAATTTTGCGGCGGTTCTTTCGCAAATGGCAAAACACGATAAAGAAGTTGCTTTTTGTAAAGAGGTTTTAATTTATCCCGTTACGGATTTGTCGAATGATATTTCGAAGCGTTCCGCCGAAGTGTATGCGCCGGTCGGTTCTTCCGATGGTGGAAAAACGTCGCCGTCTTTTTTGCAAATGTATCTTCCCGATGGTACCGATGTGCACAATCCCATGATATCACCTCTTTTCAGCAATGATTTATCCGGTTTGCCAAAAACTCTTTTTATCTTGGCGGAGTGTGACGCATTTTGCGATGACGGTTTGTATTATGCAAAAGCTTTGCAAGACAGCGGTGTTGATGTCTCATTTCATATTTATAAAGGAATGCCCCATGC is a window encoding:
- a CDS encoding chromate transporter, whose amino-acid sequence is MSDSYADGREKLSAALLLKLFAVFFKIGLFTFGGGLAMLPLLTEELSIKRAWTSRDELLDYFAIGQCTPGIIAVNVATFVGYKKQGVVGGIVATLGMITPSVIVITVLALFFANYAALSPVKKAFAGINIAVAALLTKVVWTFLRSAIHKVWHALITVAAFCAVTFFRVHTAWIILTAFALGFCVYAYSARQIKAVHKIKTAQQKKSAPNDKRGGTEGGAK
- a CDS encoding chromate transporter → MTLWALFWRFFFIGLFTIGGGQVAITLMYQELVDSGIIGAELFYNMLAVSESTPGPIGINMATYLGTEMFGVRGGIITTLGTVAPSIIVILIIARFFSRMQDTLAVKSLFTVLRPMAAGLVCIAAWNVFKISVVLLNKAKLSGVLADAFELPRIVAWLVFSFLLFKTKLPAILYIVLGALFGLIFL
- the gap gene encoding type I glyceraldehyde-3-phosphate dehydrogenase, coding for MIKVGINGFGRIGRMVFRAAVQNFAKDIQIVGINDLLDPDYLAYMLKYDSVHGQFKGDVKVDGNTMIVNGNKIRLTAEKEPANLKWNEVGADVVVESTGFFLTDELARAHITAGAKKVVLSAPSKDATPMFVYGVNHKTYKGQDIISNASCTTNCLAPLAKVLHDAFGIKRGLMTTVHAATATQKTVDGPSKKDWRGGRGILENIIPSSTGAAKAVGKVLPELNGKLTGMSMRVPTSDVSVVDLTVELNKEASYEDICKAMKKASEGELKGILGYTDEAVVSTDFRGEARTSVFDAKAGIALDPTFVKVVSWYDNEWGYSNKLCEMIRVVAK
- a CDS encoding LacI family DNA-binding transcriptional regulator, which produces MTTIKDIAQLAEVSIATVSKIKNGNDRNISRATRDKVNRLIKENNYVPNAVAKGLKSKRTKTLGFILPDISNPFFPEIARGVEDIAWAHHFSVTFCNTDNDIQREEDALQLMQSKMVDGVIVTRSMFGKSSEILTKYNFPIVVVDRKGKTGREKVGEIVIDAKKAFFDVTKHLIACGCKNIAYVSAKGKYDNERYNGFKSALIHAGLNLNEESVYRAQYNVETGIEGVEKIFAQHIPDAIVCGNDLIAVGAMSALKDKQISVPENIKITGFDDIYFSRFLSPSLTTVKQPAYEMGAAAAQMLIDFIVNGKPLCMKKLDYQLIVRESTVLNSPKGGY
- a CDS encoding alpha/beta hydrolase, which produces MKRIKDYEPICKCEFGKLAEKVDLKPDFFSGFDPQKRKEIVKAEADFYRRITEPFSVDTHIITEFISIPARDGFAIPVKVYRPVNTKGVRPAFIFIHGGGFITCSVETHNFVPAYIAAHSGCICFSIDYRLAPEFKFPKGLEDCYDTAKWLIQNAEKIGIDAAKVAVGGDSSGGNFAAVLSQMAKHDKEVAFCKEVLIYPVTDLSNDISKRSAEVYAPVGSSDGGKTSPSFLQMYLPDGTDVHNPMISPLFSNDLSGLPKTLFILAECDAFCDDGLYYAKALQDSGVDVSFHIYKGMPHAFILRTYEETFVALDEICKFLIE